The Elusimicrobiota bacterium genome segment CCGGGACGTTGAGGACGAAGCCGTAATGGAAGGGAGGCTCGATGAGCTTCTCCTTGACCAGGACGTGGCTCGCGTAGACGTGCGAGAGGTCGAAGCACTCGAGGGTCGGCCGCACCTTCCGCTTCTTCATCTCGGAGGCGAACTCGCGCATGATGGGGAGCGTGTTGACGATGTACTCGTCTCCGAAGTTGACGGTCCCGCAGTCGAGGGAGGCCATCTCGGGCTCGAGGGTGACCGGCTGGAGGCGCTCCTGCGGGGTCATCCCCACGGCGCCCCCGGTCGTGACCTCGATGACGACGTCGCACTTGCGGCGGATGAGCTCCATCGTCTTCTTGAAGACCTTCACGTCCTGCGTCGGCTTCTCGTGCTCGTCGCGGACGTGGAGGTGGACGACGGAGGCTCCCGCCTCGTACGCCTCGAAGGCCGAGTCGGCGATCTGCTCCGGGGTGACCGGGAGGTTCGGGTTGTGCTGACGGGTCGTCTCGGCGCCCGTCACCGCGCAGGTGATGACCATCTTGTCCATGGGATCCTCTAGAACTTCCCGATCTTCGGCGCGAGGGTCAGCCTCGCCGCCGTCTTCTTGACGACCTCTTCGACCGTCGTGTCCTCGGCGACCTCCTCGAGGACCAGCCCCTGCGGGGTCACGCGGATGACCGCCATGTCGGTGACGATGAGGTCCACCTCCTTGCGGGCGGTCAGCGGGAGCGTGCACTTGGGGAGGATCTTGGAGGCGCCGTTCTTGCTGACGTGCTCCATCGAGATGATGACCTTCTTCGCGCCGACGACGAGGTCCATCGCCCCGCCCATCCCGGGCACCATCTTGCCGGGGATCATGTAGTTGGCGAGGTTCCCCTCTTCGTCGACCTCGAGCGCGCCGAGCACGGTGACGTCGAGGTGCCCGCCGCGGATGATGGAGAAGGACATCGCGGAGTCGAAGTAGCAGCCGCCGGGGATCATCGTCACCGGCTTGCCGCCGGCGTTGACGGTATCGAGGTCCTCTTTCCCCTTCTCCGGGGAGGGCCCGAGGCCGATGAAGCCGTTCTCGGAGTGGAGGAGGATGGTCCGGTCCTTGGGCAGGTAGTCGGCCACCATCGTGGGCATGCCGATGCCGAGGTTCACGAGGGAGTTGTCCGGGAGCTCCCGGGCGATCCTCTGGGCGATGCGGACTCTCTTATCGTCAGGCATTGCCGCCTCCTTTCACGATGTCGGTGACGAAGACGCAGGGGATCGTCGCCTTGTCCGGGTCGATCCCTCCGGGCTCGACGACCTTGTCCGTCTCGACGAAGACCCGTTCGGCCGCCATCGCCATCACGACGTTGAAGTTCTTCATGGACTTGGGCACGAAGGCGTTGCCGAAGCGGTCGACCTCGCGCGCCTGCAGGAAGGCGAAGTCGGCGTGCAGCGGAAGCTCGAGCAGGAACTTCTTCCCGGAGACCTCCACCGTGCGCTTGCCGTTCTCGACCTCGGTGCCGAGGCCCGTCGGGGTGAGCACGCCGCCCAGGCCCGCGCCGCACGCGCGGATGCGCTCGGCGAGGGTGCCCTGCGGCACGAGCTCGACGACCATCTCGCCGGAGTGCATCTTCTGCCCGGCGACGGGGTTGAGCCCGATGTGGGAGGCGATGAGGTGCTTCACCTGGCCCGCGACGATGAGCTTGCCGACCCCGCGGTCGGGGAAGCCGGCGTCGTTGCAGATGATCGTGAGGTCCTTGACGCCCTTCTTGAGCAGGGCCTCCATGAGCTGCGGCGGCTGGCCGCAGCACATGAAGCCGCTGACCATGATGGACGCGCCGTCCTTCACTTCGCGGACGGCCTCTTCGGGTGTGCAGATTCTCTTCATTGAGGGATTCTCCGTAAACGTTATAGCGCCATTATACACAAACGCGCCGCGCGCACGCGCGTCCGGGACGGACGGCGGGATCAGGCCAGTTCGTCCCAGTCCAGCGGGGAGTCCTTGAGCCGGAGCCGCTGTTCCTCGAAGCGCACGAGGTGCATGGCCATGTCCTGCGCGGGCGCGTGGCGCTCGTGCGCCAGCGAGCGCAGGCCGGAGGCCGCGCGGCGCCGTGCGCTCGCGCGCAGGCGTTCGTCCACGACCGCGTCGAGGTCGCGCCGGGGCAGCGGGAGGACGAGGGCGTCGCAGAACATCGCGGAGAAGACCCGCTGAAGGGTGTCCATGCGCACCCCGCCCCGGCCGCTCTCGATGCGGGCGATCTGGGGCTGGGGAACGCCCGCGCGGCGAGCCAGTTGGGCCTGGGTCATGCGCAGGCGCGTGCGCAGGGTCCGCACCGCGGCCGACCAGGGCAGGGCCGACAACGCGGCGCCCTCCCGGGACAGGACCGCCACCGCCCGGTTCAGCGCGTAGATCTCGGTCTCATGGGTCCTTCGTTTGGCCATTTCCCCTCCCGCTCCGTCGATGCGCGTAACAAATCCTGCGCATATTATATATCGTATATGTTATCGCGTTCAACATTATTTATATCCTTTATGTTATATTCACAGGCTTATCAAGATATCCCCCGCCCCTTTTGGACGAAATGGAACGAAAGTCACCCCCCCTCCAGACTTATCCACAAAGGATCGAATAGGCGCTGTCAAGGCCCTGTCAAGGCCCCTAGAGCGCATGGGTCCACGGGTCCCATTGACAGCGGGGAGCGCGCGTGGTATATTAATGACTGACCGGTCAGTCATTAACAAGGAAGAGCCATGGCCCGCCCACACGCCGAGCACCCCGAACTCCGCCGCCGCCGCATCCTCGATGCCGCCCGCGTCGTCATGGCGCGCCAAGACTACCGCGATCTGCGCCTGGAGGACGTCGCCCGCGAGGCCGGGCTCGCGAAAGGGACCCTCTACCTTTATTTTCGCGACAAAACCGATCTCATGTGTGCGGTGCTCGATGATATGCTCCACGGCATGGAGGACCTGGTCCGGGATGCCACGCCGAAGACCCCGGCCCCCTCCGCGCGCGAAGCCGCACGCACGACGCTGCGGGCGATCGCCGAGGGACACCTTGCGTTCCTGGACGTCCACCACGACTTCATGACGCGCTGCATCAGCCAGGACCCTCTCCTCAGCGAAGACCCTTCCTACGCGCCCATCCGCACGAGGATGAACGCCCATCTGACGATGCTGACGAAGCTCATC includes the following:
- a CDS encoding 3-keto-5-aminohexanoate cleavage protein, which gives rise to MDKMVITCAVTGAETTRQHNPNLPVTPEQIADSAFEAYEAGASVVHLHVRDEHEKPTQDVKVFKKTMELIRRKCDVVIEVTTGGAVGMTPQERLQPVTLEPEMASLDCGTVNFGDEYIVNTLPIMREFASEMKKRKVRPTLECFDLSHVYASHVLVKEKLIEPPFHYGFVLNVPGGVKYEPEVLDFFVRRVPAGSFWTVMGIGGKASLMSIYGAVALGGFIRVGMEDNVYFSKGVLAKSNAQLVERAVRIAKESGLEIAKPGDVRKALQLRGA
- a CDS encoding 3-oxoacid CoA-transferase subunit B, with protein sequence MPDDKRVRIAQRIARELPDNSLVNLGIGMPTMVADYLPKDRTILLHSENGFIGLGPSPEKGKEDLDTVNAGGKPVTMIPGGCYFDSAMSFSIIRGGHLDVTVLGALEVDEEGNLANYMIPGKMVPGMGGAMDLVVGAKKVIISMEHVSKNGASKILPKCTLPLTARKEVDLIVTDMAVIRVTPQGLVLEEVAEDTTVEEVVKKTAARLTLAPKIGKF
- a CDS encoding CoA transferase subunit A — encoded protein: MKRICTPEEAVREVKDGASIMVSGFMCCGQPPQLMEALLKKGVKDLTIICNDAGFPDRGVGKLIVAGQVKHLIASHIGLNPVAGQKMHSGEMVVELVPQGTLAERIRACGAGLGGVLTPTGLGTEVENGKRTVEVSGKKFLLELPLHADFAFLQAREVDRFGNAFVPKSMKNFNVVMAMAAERVFVETDKVVEPGGIDPDKATIPCVFVTDIVKGGGNA
- a CDS encoding helix-turn-helix transcriptional regulator, translated to MAKRRTHETEIYALNRAVAVLSREGAALSALPWSAAVRTLRTRLRMTQAQLARRAGVPQPQIARIESGRGGVRMDTLQRVFSAMFCDALVLPLPRRDLDAVVDERLRASARRRAASGLRSLAHERHAPAQDMAMHLVRFEEQRLRLKDSPLDWDELA
- a CDS encoding TetR/AcrR family transcriptional regulator; its protein translation is MARPHAEHPELRRRRILDAARVVMARQDYRDLRLEDVAREAGLAKGTLYLYFRDKTDLMCAVLDDMLHGMEDLVRDATPKTPAPSAREAARTTLRAIAEGHLAFLDVHHDFMTRCISQDPLLSEDPSYAPIRTRMNAHLTMLTKLIREAQSAGLMRPGDPRMDALFFMELLRLFLTRRVVFGNRRPLRTQADALLDLFLNGTGRHA